A part of Neoarius graeffei isolate fNeoGra1 chromosome 8, fNeoGra1.pri, whole genome shotgun sequence genomic DNA contains:
- the LOC132890339 gene encoding uncharacterized protein LOC132890339, with protein sequence MLYTELTLKVLLMTWIIIVLFYKIADSAQTNDISQPNSMITADVGENVTLHCFKLLEHDTRVIVWYKQKVGQEPRVIVTVHHQPNFEDEFKSPRFSIEKKETRFHLKIVNVEKSDEAMYYCGLRDFLTRFGNGTFLSVKGDGDVKVSVIQSGVLDSVPAGASVTLQCSVLSESRAAEHQVLWFRAASPQSYPQIIYTHHNSSRQCESGSSTHTCVYDFSKNILSISDTGTYYCAVAVCGKIIFGNGTRVQLERSAVDPVVICLAGALGVCVVVIFALIFIITCKGRNRVRLKHGSVTDKTLNQDCDTVELNYAALHFSERRAKRGRVKKQQPQDTIYTDVQYNSVA encoded by the exons atgctgtacaCAGAGCTCACACTGAAGGTGCTGCTGATGACGTGGATTATAATAGTGCTTTTTTATAAAATTG CAGATTCTGCACAGACAAATGATATCAGTCAGCCGAACTCAATGATCACTGCTGATGTTGGCGAGAATGTGACTCTACACTGCTTTAAACTGCTAGAACATGACACCAGAGTAATTGTTTGGTACAAGCAAAAAGTAGGACAGGAGCCTCGTGTAATTGTCACAGTTCATCACCAACCCAATTTTGAAGATGAGTTCAAGTCACCAAGATTCAGCATCGAGAAAAAAGAAACGAGATTCCATTTAAAAATAGTGAATGTGGAAAAATCAGACGAAGCCATGTATTACTGTGGACTTAGAGATTTTTTAACAAGGTTTggaaatggaacatttttatcAGTGAAAG GTGATGGAGATGTAAAAGTGTCAGTGATCCAGAGTGGCGTGTTGGACTCGGTTCCTGCAGGAGCGTCAGTGACTCTGCAGTGCTCGGTTCTCTCTGAGAGCAGAGCAGCAGAACACCAAGTGCTCTGGTTCAGAGCTGCTTCACCACAATCCTATCCTCAAATCATTTACACTCATCACAACAGCAGCCGTCAGTGTGAGAGCGGCTCTTCTACACACACCTGTGTGTACGACTTCTCCAAGAACATCCTCAGCATCAGTGATACTGGAACTTACTACTGCGCTGTGGCCGTGTGTGGGAAGATCATTTTTGGGAACGGGACTCGAGTACAGTTGG AGAGATCTGCCGTGGATCCTGTAGTGATCTGTCTCGCTGGAGCTTTGGGAGTGTGTGTGGTTGTGATCTTTGCTTTGATCTTTATCATAACATGTAAAGGAAGAAACAGAG TGAGATTAAAACACGGTTCTGTGACAGACAAGACCCTCAATCAG GACTGTGACACTGTGGAGCTGAATTACGCTGCCTTACATTTCAGTGAGAGGAGAGCCAAAAGAGGAAGAGTAAAGAAACAACAACCTCAAGATACTATATATACTGATGTACAATATAATTCTGTAGCTTAG